In the Desulfitobacterium hafniense DCB-2 genome, TTTGCTCAGGCTAATCCGGTTCCTGAAATCATGCCTGAAGAAGCAAAAGAGGCGGGGGCAGCTGTAATAGGAACAGGCCGTTCCGACTACCCCAACCAAATTAACAATATTCTCTCTTTCCCCGGAATTTTCCGTGGGACCTTTGATGTTGAAGCGAGAGAAATCAATGGGCCAATGAAAATTGCCGCTGCGGAAGCAATTGCTTCCATTGTCAGCCCTGAGGAGCTCAGTGCAGAGTATATCATTCCGAAAGCCTTCGACAAGCGGGTGGCACCTGCTGTAGCCGCAGCTGTAGCCAAAGCGGCCATGGAGAGCGGTGTGGCAAAAAGGAAGGTCGATCCAGAGCAGGTTGCTCTGAATTTAACCAGCTTACTTGCCCAAGAGGGCAAATAAGATAGGTACAATTCCTCCTAAATAGTTAAGCAAAGAAGCAGCCTCAGCCATGGCTGTTTCTTTGTCGATCTCACCTTCCTGCAGTGCATTTTCATTAAGTTCAGTGAAGCAAGAGTGCGAAGGCGAAGACAACAAGTTTTATCGTTGTCAAGCTAAAGTGAAAGAACCAAAGTGAAGATGAGGCAAAAAGGGAGCTGTTGCACTGTGAACAAAATAGTTCGCAATGTAACAGCTCCCTTTAAATTGAGAGAAGCCCATATAATTCTATCCTAAAGGCCGAAAGGCTTTTATTACACTATCAAAAAGTATAAGGGCAACCAGCGACTTCGCCTCATCAAGCATGGGTTCAAGGCAAACAAGTGCGAAGACAGTGTCTTCGGGCGAAGCCGGGTTTTCTTTAAGACTTGATGGTGTTATCTTTTATTAAGAGGAACGTATTTTTGACGGGGCACCACGCTCTTATAGGCGGGGCGAATGATTTTGCCGCCATTGACGATTTCTTCGATCCGGTGAGCACTCCAACCGGCGATGCGGGAGAGAGCAAAAATAGGAGTGAACATTTCTAAAGGCAGATTGAGCATCTGATAGACGAACCCTGAATAGAAGTCGACATTGGCACTGACTCCTTTATAAATCTTCGTGTGTTTAGCGATGACCTTGGGTGCCAGTTCTTCCACTTTAGCATAAAGATTAAATTCGTTATCCAGGCCCTTTTCAGCGGCAAGCTTTGAGGCGTAGTGTTTCAGGACAACGGCTCTTGGATCGGAGATGGAGTAGACGGCATGGCCGATTCCATAGATCAGTCCGGAGCGATCAAAGGCATCCTTAAGAAGAATTTTGTCAAGGTAAGCGCTGAGTTCGTCTTCATCCTGCCAATCGGAGATTTTTTCTTTGATATCCTGGAACATCTGAATGACTTTATGGTTGGCGCCGCCATGTTTTGGACCACGTAAAGAGCCTAAGGCCGCTGCTACGGCTGAATAAGTATCCGTTCCGGTGGAGGTGACCACATGGGTAACAAAAGAGGAGTTATTTCCTCCGCCATGTTCCGCATGAAGAACCAAGGCCAGATCCAGAAGCCTGGCTTCCAGCTCTGTATATTTATGGTTAGGGCGCAGCATATAAAGAATATTTTCAGCCAGGCTCAATTCAGGTTGAGGGCTGTGAATAACCAAGCTTTTGTTCCCATGATAATGGGTATAGGCTTGATAACAATAAACAGCAAGGGCAGGGAAGGCGGCAATCAGGCGGATGCATTGCTTAAGTACATTTCTTATGGAAGTATCATCAGGATTGGTGTCATAGCAATAGAAGCCTAAGACACTGCGGGCCATCCCGTTCATAATGTCTTTACTGGGTACGTTGAGAATCATATCCCGGGCAAAATTATCAGGGAGTTTTTGATAGATGTCGAGCAGATTGTGAAAATCAATGAGCTCCTGCCTGTTCGGCAACCTGCCAAAGAGAAGAAGATAAGCTGTCTCCTCAAATCCAAAGCGGTTATCTTCCATAAAGCCCCGGGCAAGATCGGTAATATCATAGCCGCGATAAATAAGCCGGCCAGGTACGGGGACCATTTCCCCTTCATCGATAATATAGGAATGAACTTCACCGATCTCGGTTAAGCCCACCAACACACCTCTACCATCTAAATCACGAAGTCCGCGCTTGACTTCATACTTGTGGTAAAGTTCCGGGTTAATGGGACCTTTCTTAATGGTGAGTTCACTGAGTCCGTCCAGCATACTTTCTTCAAAGTTTTTAAGGTCAGTATTTTCCATAGCAACAACTCCTCTTATTCGTTTTTATCTTATATTTTTTGGTATGGTAGGCTTATTATTAAGCTATACAGCCTGCCGAAGGCAAGAAACTGTTTGCAGACAACTTTATATACATTATGAGTTGTCAGTAGAAATTAGTCAAGTAAATTCTTATTGACAGAGAAGCTCAGATTATACGGCACTCAGGTGAACACTTAATATTATATATGATATCCGGATGAAAAATAAGAAGGTGCATAGGGATATCAAATGTATACATTAATTGGTTGAAGTCTTTTTTGAACATGTCTATATTAAGTATAGGAAAACTGCTCTTAGCAAAAACAGTATAGAAACTTGGAGAGAAATAAAGATGGAACTCAAGAATATTACCGGCAAAGCACTTACTCGCATTCGCAGCCTTCTGACCTTTGGTCTGGCAGTGACTTATTTGGGGAATTTGCTTATGCGATCTCAGGCTTTGGAAGATCTCATTATAGTTCTGATGATTATTGTCATTCTTCTTGGCTTCACAGCGGTTACGGGTTCCTCGAAGATCATCGGCTACCTGTCCTTTGCTGTTAGTATTGCTTTACTGCTTTATTTTGATGCTCCTTTGAGTGTCTGGCGGCAAGCTCTGCAGGATAATCTTTTTCTCGTTGTGATGTTCATTATGGTGCCCCTTATGGGAATTCCCATTCAACATGGAGGATATACCCCAGCCCTTCAGAGTCTTTTTGAACGTCATGTAAATTCCAATAGCCGTTACTATTTACTGGTCAGTTTTTTATCGGCTTTTATAGGAGTATTAGTCAGTCTGGCGGTTGTTCCTCTGGTTTATCAGGTCTGCCGCAACAGCAGCCGCAGTTCCGATCATAAACTTTTAAGCTCGGCAATCAGCCGAGGTTTCAGTACATGTATTATTTGGGCTCCGACCACTGCGGCGGTTGCCTTAGTGGTTCAATTAACAGGGTCCACCTGGTTGGCTTTTTTCCCTTTAGCAATTTCCTGCGGAATTATTGTCGGTGCGGTCGGTTTCGTGATGACGGTTTTTGAAGAAAAGCAAAAGAAAAAACAAGAAAGGTCCTGCCCTGTAGAGGACGTGCCCTTAGGGGGAGACTTTGACCTGAGAAAACTTATTGAATTAGGCGCTTTTTCCATCGTCTTAATTATAGGAATAGGGGTTATTTCCTGGGTTAGCGGAATTTCAGCTATAATCGTAGTCTCGGTTCTGGCTTTGATCTATCCGATGATATGGCTGATCCTGATCAAACGTCTTCCTGTATTTTTCCGGGAGTTTAAAGGAGATTATTTTCATAACCGGCTCCCCTCCATTAAAAATGAGATGATTCTGTTTGTCGGCGCGGGATTATTGGCCAATAGTATCAACTATTCCCATTTAGGAGACTATGTCCCGCAGATTTTATCCTATCTGGTGGGACATAATGGGCTGCTTTTGACGCTTGTGATTATTGGGTCCACACTCTGCTTGGCAGCTTTAGGAGTGCACCCCATTGCTACAGTGACCATCTTTGGCGGAACAATAAAAGCAGCGGCTTATGGGGTTTCTCCCACTTACCTTGCTCTTGTGCTTGCTATCAGCTGGGCTATGGGAACCTCCATCTCACCTTCAGCGGCCAACGTCATAGCAGTATCCAGCATCGTTGGCGAATCCCCTCTGCAAGTGGGTATCGGCTGGAATGGGCCTTATGTTATCCTGGCTACCCTGGTCCTGGTCGTTTTCCTGACCGGTATGAGACTCCTTGGGGTGTTGTAAGAAACATTTCATTCCGCTTTGGGGAGATAGAGCGTAAGCGTCCTCACCCCGCCGTTATGGCGAAGAGAGGACGCTTTGAATTAGTATCGGTACCAATATTACACATCCTGATCCCTGAAGATATCGTCTAATGTGGCAGCGGTTTTTCTTTCTTGGGCCGGGGTGCTCATATCTGTTTTTACCCTCTGGACAGCATGTAATTCGCTTCTTAAAATCCAATCAAGCACATCGTCTAGATAAGATAAGCGATCATCGGGTATTTGGTCAATTAAGTCATGAAGTTTTTCCCGGGAGATCGTCATGTCGGTCACCTCACTTCCATGGCTCTATGGGTTATTATATGGTATTGTTCGACAAGAAGTGAGGCGCTTATATGACCGCTTAAGATTCTTTTGCTTGATGCCATTGATACCCTTTTCGCACATCGCCTACGACTCCATAGAGTTCCTTCATGGTAGACAATCTTCTTTGGCGGTCAAACTTGGCAATGAACCTGAAATAACGGGGAATCGGAGTAGCCTTCATAAGGGTGCGGGCATATTCACTGTAAAACTGTTGAAGTGGCAGAGCAGTGGGCAATACCGTATGCATAAAGTCAAAGAATTTGGGATCATGAGTGAGAAGCCGGTCCTTGTTCTGCTCGTAAAGTGCTGTTCCCGGTAAAGGGGTAAGGACGGAGAGGGCGGCATAAGCAATATTGAGTTTGCGTGTATAAGCAATCAGCTGAGCGAATTCTGGGCGGGTAAAGGAAGGATCGATGACAAAAGAAGCATAGATATCGATGTTAAGGTCATTAAGAATCTTTACCGCTTCTTCCTGTTGGGCCACTGTGATGTTTTTATTAAGGCCTTGCAAGCGCTCATCGGAAAAGCTCTCAAAGCCGACGAAGACTTGGATTAAGCCGATGTTTTTCCACTTGGCAAATAGTTCAGGATGTTTCACAATGGTATCTACCCGCCCATAGAGGAAATACTTCTTGCGTATGCCTGCTTCCTGGATTAGGTCGGCTAGTTGATCCATTCTGCGTGTGTCACACATGGATTCGTCATCGCAGAAAAACACGATTTCTTCTTGAATCCCTTGCAGCTCGGCAACGATTCGTTCCGGACTTCGTTGTAGATATTTTCCGTTGGTGATTGACCAGAGGGCGCAAAAATTGCACCGTCCAAAACATCCCAAAGAAGTCCGGATCGAGGCGATGGGCTTCATCCAGTCACTGAAATAATGACTGCGGTAACGGGCGGTTAAGGAACGGTCGGGGAAGGGCAGATCATCCAGAGGCGTATAGGGGCGCTCCGCTGTAAATTTCATGACTGCTCCCGGTATGGCCAAGCCCGGTATATCCTCGAAGGGAAGCCGAGATTCTTTGTGCTTCAGAATCTGGCGCAGGGTAAAGACCCCTTCTCCTATCACGATTAAGTCGATAGCCTGGTCGTTATAGTCTGCAGGTTTTACAGTAGCGTGATGACCGCCTACGATGATAAACACATCCAGATTGATCTCCTTAAAGCGGGCGGCAATGGCTTTAACAATGTTTAAATGGTTGGTATATCCTGTTATGCCCACGATGTCCGGTTGAAAGGAGTGAAAGGCCTTTTCAAAATCCGGCTCCAGACGGGCGTCGAGGAGAAGTACCTCATGACCATCTTCTTGCAAACCTGCCCCAAGGTATTCCAATCCGAGAGGCTCATACATATACACTTTATCCATAAAGGCTGTGCTGCTGGGAGGCTGGATCAATAGTACTTTCATTAGCTGTTACCTCATTTCGCTTTATTTTCAGCGTTTATTTTCAGCGCCATTCATGAATAGATCAACCATTGCTCCAAGATGCTGATCAGGATTCCAGGAATCACCCTCTAAAATCCAGACCATAAATTCCATGACATACATAATCTCAAGATGCTTGGCCAGGTATTCTGTCGGGAGATCCCGACGGATCTCACCAGCTTCCTGGCCGTAGCCAATGATTTGGGCAAGGACCTGATCCATACCGCTGTTCTGATAAGCTTCGGGTTGTAACATGGATTGAAACTGATGAACAAAGTAGACCTGAAGGAGTTCGCGGTATTGGCGGTTCCATTCAAACTGGCCGCGAAAATACTCATAAATTTTGGAGCGGGTAGTTGATAGTTTAGCCAGCATGTCCAAAACCTGATCCACAAACTGGTGGCTCATGCTTTGGAAGAACTCAGCCACAATAAGTTCTTTAGAAGGGAAATAATTATAGAGTGTCACTTTTGAAAGATCCACGGCTTCAGCAATTTGCTCCATTGTCGTAGCATCATAACCTTGAGTTTGAAAAAAATGAATGGCTGTCCTGAGGATGCTCTGCTTTGTCTCCTCTTTTTTTCGCTCCCGCCGGCTTAAAGTAGTATCTTTATTCATCATAGCCCCCTTATTTTTCATCAGATAGAATAAAATCTGAGATTGTTTAACTTGATAAATAAGATTACTGTATAAAATATTTTACCGAGTTAATTTATATATAGTATATAATATTCTTTCTTCTGTGTAAAGTGAATCTCTTAAGTAAAGAGGGTAAAGTGGACTCTTAAGTGAAGTGGACCCCGGAATCGCCTAAGTAGGTTAAGCTCCATAACGTTAGATGCTTATGGAGGATTTAATGGGCTATATGTTGGTCGTAAATGAAAAAACGCGGCCATCGGGCCGCGTTTGGTTTGACAGAATGTTGCTTTAAATTGTTTTCAAGTGGTTAAAGCTTAATCATCATCTTCCTTTTGTTCTTTTACCTTATCGACAATTTCCGGAACCATATCCAGAAGTTTTTCTAAGCCGCCGGCTTTCTTGATGGGAAGGAGCTCGACTTGATCGCCTTTGATGACGAGGACAGCTGTGGCACTGATTTTAGCCCCTGCGCCGGCGCCGCTGCCGGTGCCGTCGTTGCCTTTCTCATCTTTGCCACCGCCGCCGCCTGTGCCCAGGCCGAAAGTGATGTCGATAAAAGGAATAATCGTGGTCTCGCCGATTTTAATCGGTTCGCCGATCACCGTTTTGGACTTGAGAAAGCTTTCCAATTTTTCAAAAATCGCATCGATGTTTTCTTTGGTGTTAATTGACATATTGAGGACCTCCTTTAGATTTCCTTGGTTTTTTGAAGATTTTGGGGATATAGATACTTCTAACTGGTTTAGAGAGCAGGAACCCTGCCATCATCAGGAGAAGAGCGGGAATCCATACTCTGCCGCCAATTAAAAATTGCCCTTCAAGACACTCTTCATCGAACACCGGCTGCACATGAACACCATGTCGATGAATCAGGAAATGAAACTGACTGAGCAGCCCGTAAAGCAAGCCGGTCATCATCGGATCACTGAAGCCTATTTTGGCTGAAACAGATAGAGTATGAGGCTGAAAATGTTTAAGCAGCTTGACCAGGGTTGTTAGCGCCTCCTTAAGGATGTCCGGCTTTAAAAATTCCTTAAAGGAAGATTTCTTCTTTTCTTTGCTATGTTTGTGTTCCTCTGACTTCCCGGGAGGAGGGAGGCTTCCTTGCTTTGGCTTGCCGGGAGGTGTTGGGGGCGCAAAGGAATGCCTGAACCATCCCAAAACAGTAAGATGGACTCTAAACCTTCCGGGAAAAGTACGGCTAAAATCAATCTTTATTCCTCCGAAGAGCCAGATAATAGAGCCTTCTAATAGGCTCTGTTCATATTTCTCTCCGGCTACACGATAGTGGTAAGGCACGATGATTAGGATCAGACATAGAAGAAGGACAGCCAAGAGAAGATAACCAAGGATTTGCAACAGGAAGCCAAGTATGGATAAGAACAATAAATCACCTCCAAAGTCTGTTATTTAGCTTTGAGTAATTTGGTGCTCTTGAGCAGACCTTTTGACACTAATTTAAGGACTGAGGGAGTAGCTTTTAAACCTTCTTTAGCCAGGTGGTTGCCGGTTTTGACACCGGGTACGTAGTCGAGGAATTTGCTTGCTGACTTTATATTTTTACGCTGAATCTCCATTAGGGTCGTGAAAGTGCTCTGAGGAGAAGGCTCGGAGACTTGCTCAAGGAGGAGGTCTTTAAGCTGATCCAGTTGCTGATCCAGTTCATGGGGAAGCTCGATTTCGTAGATAGATTTATCGTTAAGATCCCAGAAAAGAAGTTTCAGCTCGTTGAGCTCTTTCCGGCATTCCGGGCAGTTCTTAAGGTGTTCATCCACCAAGAGCTTTTCCAGGGGATCTATGGTACCGTCCAGCAGATCCTGAAGGAGTAGTTTATCCAATCTACAAGTCATCATTTATCTCTCCCATAATCCGTCTTTGCTTAAAGATGTCTTAAGGCTTTTGCGCCCTCTATGTAAATAGGTCTTGACTGTTCCTAGAGGAACTCCCATAATCTTAGCGATTTCTTCATATTTCATACCCTTCATATGCCTTAAGATGAGAGCCAT is a window encoding:
- a CDS encoding GerW family sporulation protein, translating into MSINTKENIDAIFEKLESFLKSKTVIGEPIKIGETTIIPFIDITFGLGTGGGGGKDEKGNDGTGSGAGAGAKISATAVLVIKGDQVELLPIKKAGGLEKLLDMVPEIVDKVKEQKEDDD
- a CDS encoding TetR/AcrR family transcriptional regulator, yielding MKNKGAMMNKDTTLSRRERKKEETKQSILRTAIHFFQTQGYDATTMEQIAEAVDLSKVTLYNYFPSKELIVAEFFQSMSHQFVDQVLDMLAKLSTTRSKIYEYFRGQFEWNRQYRELLQVYFVHQFQSMLQPEAYQNSGMDQVLAQIIGYGQEAGEIRRDLPTEYLAKHLEIMYVMEFMVWILEGDSWNPDQHLGAMVDLFMNGAENKR
- a CDS encoding B12-binding domain-containing radical SAM protein gives rise to the protein MKVLLIQPPSSTAFMDKVYMYEPLGLEYLGAGLQEDGHEVLLLDARLEPDFEKAFHSFQPDIVGITGYTNHLNIVKAIAARFKEINLDVFIIVGGHHATVKPADYNDQAIDLIVIGEGVFTLRQILKHKESRLPFEDIPGLAIPGAVMKFTAERPYTPLDDLPFPDRSLTARYRSHYFSDWMKPIASIRTSLGCFGRCNFCALWSITNGKYLQRSPERIVAELQGIQEEIVFFCDDESMCDTRRMDQLADLIQEAGIRKKYFLYGRVDTIVKHPELFAKWKNIGLIQVFVGFESFSDERLQGLNKNITVAQQEEAVKILNDLNIDIYASFVIDPSFTRPEFAQLIAYTRKLNIAYAALSVLTPLPGTALYEQNKDRLLTHDPKFFDFMHTVLPTALPLQQFYSEYARTLMKATPIPRYFRFIAKFDRQRRLSTMKELYGVVGDVRKGYQWHQAKES
- a CDS encoding citrate/2-methylcitrate synthase; protein product: MENTDLKNFEESMLDGLSELTIKKGPINPELYHKYEVKRGLRDLDGRGVLVGLTEIGEVHSYIIDEGEMVPVPGRLIYRGYDITDLARGFMEDNRFGFEETAYLLLFGRLPNRQELIDFHNLLDIYQKLPDNFARDMILNVPSKDIMNGMARSVLGFYCYDTNPDDTSIRNVLKQCIRLIAAFPALAVYCYQAYTHYHGNKSLVIHSPQPELSLAENILYMLRPNHKYTELEARLLDLALVLHAEHGGGNNSSFVTHVVTSTGTDTYSAVAAALGSLRGPKHGGANHKVIQMFQDIKEKISDWQDEDELSAYLDKILLKDAFDRSGLIYGIGHAVYSISDPRAVVLKHYASKLAAEKGLDNEFNLYAKVEELAPKVIAKHTKIYKGVSANVDFYSGFVYQMLNLPLEMFTPIFALSRIAGWSAHRIEEIVNGGKIIRPAYKSVVPRQKYVPLNKR
- a CDS encoding DUF2953 domain-containing protein: MFLSILGFLLQILGYLLLAVLLLCLILIIVPYHYRVAGEKYEQSLLEGSIIWLFGGIKIDFSRTFPGRFRVHLTVLGWFRHSFAPPTPPGKPKQGSLPPPGKSEEHKHSKEKKKSSFKEFLKPDILKEALTTLVKLLKHFQPHTLSVSAKIGFSDPMMTGLLYGLLSQFHFLIHRHGVHVQPVFDEECLEGQFLIGGRVWIPALLLMMAGFLLSKPVRSIYIPKIFKKPRKSKGGPQYVN
- a CDS encoding zf-HC2 domain-containing protein is translated as MMTCRLDKLLLQDLLDGTIDPLEKLLVDEHLKNCPECRKELNELKLLFWDLNDKSIYEIELPHELDQQLDQLKDLLLEQVSEPSPQSTFTTLMEIQRKNIKSASKFLDYVPGVKTGNHLAKEGLKATPSVLKLVSKGLLKSTKLLKAK
- a CDS encoding C4-dicarboxylate ABC transporter, whose translation is MELKNITGKALTRIRSLLTFGLAVTYLGNLLMRSQALEDLIIVLMIIVILLGFTAVTGSSKIIGYLSFAVSIALLLYFDAPLSVWRQALQDNLFLVVMFIMVPLMGIPIQHGGYTPALQSLFERHVNSNSRYYLLVSFLSAFIGVLVSLAVVPLVYQVCRNSSRSSDHKLLSSAISRGFSTCIIWAPTTAAVALVVQLTGSTWLAFFPLAISCGIIVGAVGFVMTVFEEKQKKKQERSCPVEDVPLGGDFDLRKLIELGAFSIVLIIGIGVISWVSGISAIIVVSVLALIYPMIWLILIKRLPVFFREFKGDYFHNRLPSIKNEMILFVGAGLLANSINYSHLGDYVPQILSYLVGHNGLLLTLVIIGSTLCLAALGVHPIATVTIFGGTIKAAAYGVSPTYLALVLAISWAMGTSISPSAANVIAVSSIVGESPLQVGIGWNGPYVILATLVLVVFLTGMRLLGVL